A region of Streptomyces sp. NBC_01750 DNA encodes the following proteins:
- a CDS encoding oxygenase MpaB family protein has product MNRVAAEPVPLPPGGVLWTYAGDIRALLMLPAALTLQVAHPAVGAGVDDHSVFRTDPWGRGERSLHSLQLWVYGGEAAAEEGRRLRELHKTIRGTDAHGRRYHALSPACYSWVHATGFPVYQHALRYLAPPLTEVQERQLYAEWLQVGRILGIHDRDMPQTIEEFWPYYRKVLADEIEATVVVRELIATDRPVPPPDRGPLAVRLLLRTAWPLLLPPLARFRRFITIGLMPPDARQAIGLEWTDEQERRLRRVARFVRAVVPVLPERLRYLPLAREARRAARLSRSARPVR; this is encoded by the coding sequence ATGAACAGGGTCGCAGCAGAACCCGTACCGCTCCCGCCCGGCGGAGTGCTGTGGACCTACGCCGGCGACATCCGGGCCCTGCTGATGCTGCCCGCCGCCCTCACCCTGCAGGTCGCCCACCCCGCAGTCGGCGCGGGCGTCGACGACCACTCCGTCTTCCGTACCGACCCCTGGGGCCGCGGGGAGCGCTCCCTGCACTCGCTCCAGCTCTGGGTGTACGGCGGTGAGGCGGCGGCTGAGGAGGGCCGCAGACTCCGCGAGCTCCACAAGACGATTCGGGGCACGGACGCCCACGGCCGCCGCTACCACGCGCTCAGCCCCGCCTGCTACTCCTGGGTGCACGCCACCGGCTTCCCCGTCTACCAGCACGCGCTGCGCTATCTGGCGCCTCCGCTCACCGAGGTCCAGGAGCGGCAGCTGTACGCGGAGTGGCTCCAGGTCGGCCGGATCCTCGGCATCCACGACCGGGACATGCCGCAGACGATCGAGGAGTTCTGGCCGTACTACCGCAAGGTGCTCGCCGACGAGATCGAGGCGACCGTCGTCGTACGCGAACTGATCGCCACCGACCGGCCGGTGCCGCCGCCCGACCGAGGACCGCTCGCGGTGAGACTGCTGCTCAGGACGGCGTGGCCGCTGCTGCTCCCTCCGCTCGCCCGCTTCCGCCGCTTCATCACGATCGGGCTGATGCCGCCCGACGCACGCCAGGCGATCGGCCTGGAGTGGACGGATGAGCAGGAGCGGCGGCTGCGCAGAGTCGCCCGGTTCGTACGGGCCGTGGTTCCCGTGCTCCCCGAGCGACTGCGGTACCTCCCGCTCGCGCGCGAGGCGCGACGGGCCGCCCGGCTCAGCCGGTCAGCCCGCCCCGTGCGATGA
- a CDS encoding GH1 family beta-glucosidase yields the protein MTAVDARPKTTTDLRFPAGFRWGTATAAYQIEGAAAEDGRTPSIWDTFSRVPGKVRNGDTGDIAADHYHRMREDVALMKQLGVTDYRFSVAWPRVQPTGRGPAVQKGLDFYRRLTDELLEAGIRPVATLYHWDLPQELEDAGGWPQRETARRFGDYAGIMADALGDRVKTWTTLNEPWCAAFLGYGSGVHAPGRTSASASLRASHHFNLAHGWAARTLHAALPSTSEISLTLNLHVVRPLTDSEDDLDAARRIDAVGNRIFLDPVFHGRLPEDLVRDTASVTDWAFVQDGDLDMISTPIDTLGINYYSPTVVAAGSSDSPSPWAGAEQHVRFVPAPGPRTAMDWPVDADGLHELLIRLRDDLPGVPLVITENGAAYDDYADPSGAVHDPERVAYLRSHLAAVHRAIADGADVRGYFLWSLLDNFEWAYGYSKRFGIVHVDFATQRRTFKDSARWYADVIARGGLTG from the coding sequence ATGACCGCTGTCGACGCACGCCCCAAGACGACGACGGACCTCCGGTTCCCGGCCGGATTCCGCTGGGGCACCGCCACCGCCGCGTACCAGATCGAGGGCGCCGCGGCGGAAGACGGCCGTACGCCGTCCATCTGGGACACCTTCAGCCGTGTGCCGGGCAAGGTCCGCAACGGCGACACCGGCGACATCGCCGCCGACCACTACCACCGGATGCGCGAGGACGTCGCGCTGATGAAGCAGCTCGGCGTCACCGACTACCGGTTCTCGGTGGCCTGGCCGCGGGTGCAGCCGACCGGGCGCGGTCCCGCCGTACAGAAGGGACTGGACTTCTACCGCCGGCTCACCGACGAGCTTCTCGAGGCGGGCATCCGGCCGGTGGCCACGCTCTACCACTGGGATCTGCCGCAGGAGCTGGAGGACGCGGGCGGCTGGCCGCAGCGCGAGACCGCCCGGCGCTTCGGCGACTACGCCGGGATCATGGCGGATGCGCTCGGCGACCGGGTGAAGACCTGGACCACGCTGAACGAGCCGTGGTGCGCCGCGTTCCTCGGCTACGGCTCCGGTGTGCACGCCCCGGGGCGCACCAGCGCGAGTGCCTCGCTGCGCGCATCGCACCATTTCAACCTGGCGCACGGGTGGGCCGCGCGGACGCTGCATGCCGCGCTGCCCTCGACGTCGGAGATCTCGCTGACGCTCAATCTGCATGTGGTGCGGCCGCTCACGGACTCCGAGGACGACCTGGACGCGGCTCGCCGGATCGATGCCGTCGGGAACCGGATCTTCCTCGATCCGGTGTTCCACGGCCGGCTTCCTGAGGATCTGGTCCGCGACACGGCTTCGGTCACCGACTGGGCCTTTGTACAGGACGGCGATCTGGACATGATCTCCACGCCGATCGACACGCTGGGCATCAACTACTACTCCCCCACGGTCGTCGCTGCCGGGTCGTCGGACTCACCCTCGCCGTGGGCCGGCGCGGAACAGCACGTCCGCTTCGTGCCCGCGCCGGGCCCGCGTACCGCGATGGACTGGCCGGTCGATGCCGACGGTCTGCACGAGCTGCTGATCCGCCTGCGTGACGACCTTCCGGGCGTACCACTGGTGATCACCGAGAACGGCGCCGCGTACGACGACTACGCCGATCCGTCGGGCGCGGTCCATGACCCCGAGCGGGTGGCGTATCTGCGGTCCCACCTCGCGGCGGTGCACCGGGCCATCGCGGACGGCGCGGATGTGCGCGGCTACTTCCTGTGGTCGCTGCTGGACAACTTCGAGTGGGCCTACGGCTACAGCAAGCGGTTCGGCATCGTTCATGTCGACTTCGCGACCCAGCGCCGTACGTTCAAGGACAGCGCCCGCTGGTACGCGGACGTCATCGCACGGGGCGGGCTGACCGGCTGA
- a CDS encoding carbohydrate ABC transporter permease, with amino-acid sequence MTALAAPPTEPPAAGARPGPTRPRRNRAGRTMQGGRLAHAILIAAVLVSAFPFYWTIVAASRSNADLAKVPPTLLPGSNLFHNFQAVMEEADIGKALLNSFIVSGSITVGTVLCCTLAGFAFAKLRFRGRGALLAITVGTMMIPPQLGVIPLFMLIAELQWVNQLQAVILPGLVSAFGVFFMRQYLVQSLPDELIEAARVDGASTARIFWSIVVPIARPGMAVLGMLTFMAAWNDFFWPIVALSSQEPTVQVALRQLGGGYVHDQSVIMAGTLLGTLPVLLVFGLLGRQIVGGIMQGAVKG; translated from the coding sequence ATGACCGCGCTCGCCGCTCCGCCGACCGAGCCGCCCGCCGCGGGCGCACGACCCGGGCCCACGCGCCCAAGGAGAAACCGGGCCGGCCGCACGATGCAGGGCGGCAGGCTCGCCCACGCGATCCTGATCGCCGCCGTCCTCGTCTCGGCGTTCCCGTTCTACTGGACGATCGTCGCCGCCAGCCGCTCCAACGCCGATCTGGCAAAAGTGCCGCCGACGCTGCTGCCGGGCTCGAATCTGTTCCACAACTTTCAGGCGGTGATGGAGGAGGCCGATATCGGCAAGGCTCTTCTCAACTCCTTCATCGTCTCCGGCTCGATCACCGTCGGCACAGTGCTCTGCTGCACGCTCGCCGGATTCGCCTTCGCCAAGCTGCGCTTCCGCGGCCGCGGCGCGCTGCTGGCGATCACGGTGGGCACCATGATGATCCCGCCGCAGCTCGGTGTGATCCCGCTCTTCATGCTGATCGCCGAGCTGCAGTGGGTGAACCAGCTGCAGGCCGTGATCCTCCCCGGTCTGGTCTCCGCCTTCGGTGTGTTCTTCATGCGCCAGTACCTGGTGCAGTCGCTGCCGGACGAGCTGATCGAGGCGGCCAGGGTCGACGGCGCGTCCACCGCCCGCATCTTCTGGTCGATCGTGGTGCCGATCGCCCGGCCCGGTATGGCCGTGCTGGGGATGCTGACCTTCATGGCCGCGTGGAACGACTTCTTCTGGCCGATCGTCGCGCTCTCCTCGCAGGAGCCGACGGTGCAGGTCGCCCTGCGCCAGCTCGGCGGCGGCTATGTCCACGACCAGTCCGTGATCATGGCGGGCACGCTGCTCGGCACTCTCCCGGTGCTGCTCGTTTTCGGTCTGCTCGGCCGGCAGATCGTCGGCGGCATCATGCAGGGCGCCGTCAAGGGCTGA
- a CDS encoding carbohydrate ABC transporter permease, giving the protein MTLTAGAKPVSNRPSAAHRTWRTLSPYAYIAPFFTLFAAFGLFPLIYTAFVSLYRVELQTPGEMEWRGLGNYTALFDDEIFWTALGNTFTIGVLSTVPQLVMALGLAHLLNYRLRGRTFLRTAMLLPYATSVAAATLVFAQLFGRDFGLINYVLGLVGFDPVDWQAGTVSSQIAVSTIVIWRWTGYNALIYLAGMQSIPSELYEAAEMDGASRWRQFIHVTLPGLRPTILFTVVVSTIGATQLFGEPLLFEGSISGGISHQYQTLGLYMYEQGWGFFHLGRAAAIAWVMFLLILVLVGVNALIAHRRSRKEAGR; this is encoded by the coding sequence GTGACCCTCACCGCCGGCGCGAAGCCGGTCTCCAACCGGCCCTCGGCCGCACACCGCACCTGGCGCACGCTCTCGCCGTACGCCTATATCGCTCCGTTCTTCACCCTGTTCGCCGCCTTCGGGCTCTTCCCGCTGATCTACACGGCCTTCGTCTCCCTCTATCGGGTAGAGCTGCAGACGCCCGGCGAGATGGAGTGGCGTGGCCTCGGCAACTACACCGCGCTCTTCGACGACGAGATCTTCTGGACCGCACTGGGAAACACATTCACCATCGGGGTGCTGTCCACCGTCCCCCAGCTGGTGATGGCGCTGGGCCTGGCCCATTTGCTCAACTACCGGCTGCGTGGCCGGACTTTCCTGCGTACGGCGATGCTGCTGCCGTACGCGACCTCCGTCGCCGCCGCGACCCTGGTCTTCGCGCAGCTCTTCGGCCGCGATTTCGGCCTGATCAACTATGTACTGGGCCTTGTCGGTTTCGATCCGGTGGACTGGCAGGCCGGCACGGTCTCCTCGCAGATCGCCGTATCGACCATCGTCATCTGGCGCTGGACCGGCTACAACGCGCTGATCTATCTGGCCGGCATGCAGTCCATCCCGAGCGAGCTGTACGAGGCCGCCGAAATGGACGGGGCCTCGCGCTGGCGGCAGTTCATCCATGTCACCCTGCCGGGCCTGCGTCCCACGATCCTGTTCACCGTCGTCGTCTCGACGATCGGCGCCACCCAGCTCTTCGGTGAACCGCTGCTCTTCGAAGGCTCCATCTCCGGCGGTATCTCGCACCAGTACCAGACGCTCGGCCTCTACATGTACGAGCAGGGCTGGGGCTTCTTCCATCTGGGCCGGGCCGCCGCCATCGCCTGGGTGATGTTCCTGCTGATCCTGGTGCTGGTCGGGGTCAACGCCCTGATCGCGCACCGCCGTTCCCGCAAGGAGGCCGGCCGATGA